The nucleotide sequence TAAAATAGATGATGGTCTTGCTGCCGGTGCCCACGTCGCGGCCCGTATCGAGGTTCAAGGTGCTCGATTTCAGGTACCAGTCCGGATTCGGCCCCTCGCAGGTACTGTACGTACCGTCGATAACATTGGCTTCGTCGGGGTTGATGAAGTCGACGCGCTCGGCCTTGCCCCGGCCGCCGCCCACTTCGAAGCGGTACGTCGGGTTGAGCAGGAAACCCTTGCCGGTCTCCATGTTCAGCTTCAGGACGTCACCCGTGTAGTAATCGCCGAAACGCCACATCTTGATATGGCCCTCGGCGTCGAACTGATCTTCAACTTGTTTGTAACAAGCTGTATCGGCCGTCATTTTTGTGGTTTTTCCGCGCTCAATCACGACATTTTGATCGAGATTGATCTCCCTTTCGGGCCGTCCGTTCATGCTGTTTGACGTCATGACGGTGGGCGCGTCGGGATCTTCCACATGCACCGGACGCGGTGCTTTCTGGGCGTGGGCAGGCACCGTCGTGGCGGCGACGAGCGCGCTGATGGCGAAAGCCCAGCGCTGCGAAGGGGGGGAGGCCGAAAACCAGCTCATGAATTGGAAGGGGCAAGCACCATTGACAGGCGATTTTTTAATTTGAATCCCTTATTATATGGGAATCTGCATCATCAACCCGATTCCACAGGCCGCTTAATGTCATTCTCTTCCAATTCCTCCACCGCGCCGGCCCAGGCCGACGCTCGCCTGACCCTGTTGAAAGCCTGGTTGACCTCGCTTAACCTCGTCGCGCCCGAATCCGCCCGCCCCGCTTCCAGCGATGCCAGCTTCCGTCGCTACTACCGTCTCGATATGCTGCCAGGCAATGCAACATTGCCGGGAAGTACACTGATTGCCATGGATGCGCCGCCCGAGCGCGAAAACGTGCCGGCCTTTGTCAAGGTAGCCGGCTTGCTGAAAGGCGCCGGCGTGTCCGTGCCCGAGATCATCGCGCAAGACCTGGACAACGGCTTCCTGCTGCTCTCCGACCTGGGCACGACCACGTATCTCGACGCGCTGAACCACGACAATGCCAGCGTGCTGTACGCCGAAGCGCTGGAGTCGCTGATGAAAATCCAGCTGGCAAGCCAGCCCGACGTGCTGCCCGAGTTCGACCGCGCCTTCATCCTGCGCGAAATGAATCTGTTCCCGGAATGGTTCATCGGCAAGCACCTGGGCGCCACCTTGACGGATGTGCAACAAACCCAGCTGGACAAGGTCTTCGAGGTCATCACGGCGAATATTTTGTCGCAACAACAAGTATTCATGCACCGCGACTACCATTCGCGCAATTTGATGCACATCAACGATGGTTCGATCCCGAATCCCGGCATCCTCGATTTCCAGGACGCCGTCTTCGGTCCCGTCACTTATGACATCGCCTCGCTGCTGCGCGACGCCTACCTCCAGTGGGATGAAGAATTGGTGCTCGACTGGGTAATCCGCTACTGGCAACGCGCCAAGCAGCTGGGCTTGCCCGTCAATCCAGACATCGACGCCTTCTACCGCGATTTCGAATTCACGGCCCTGCAGCGCCACCTGAAAATCCTCGGCCTGTTCGCGCGCCTGAATTACCGCGATGGCAAGGATCTGTACATGGGCGACTTGCCAACCGTGCTCGACTACGTGCGCAAGACAGCCAACCGCTATACGGAACTCAAGCCGCTGGTGCGTCTGCTCGATGCGCTGGAGAATAAAACGCCCCAAGTCGGCTATACCTTCTGAGGAC is from Janthinobacterium sp. 61 and encodes:
- a CDS encoding aminoglycoside phosphotransferase family protein, encoding MSFSSNSSTAPAQADARLTLLKAWLTSLNLVAPESARPASSDASFRRYYRLDMLPGNATLPGSTLIAMDAPPERENVPAFVKVAGLLKGAGVSVPEIIAQDLDNGFLLLSDLGTTTYLDALNHDNASVLYAEALESLMKIQLASQPDVLPEFDRAFILREMNLFPEWFIGKHLGATLTDVQQTQLDKVFEVITANILSQQQVFMHRDYHSRNLMHINDGSIPNPGILDFQDAVFGPVTYDIASLLRDAYLQWDEELVLDWVIRYWQRAKQLGLPVNPDIDAFYRDFEFTALQRHLKILGLFARLNYRDGKDLYMGDLPTVLDYVRKTANRYTELKPLVRLLDALENKTPQVGYTF